One window of the Magnolia sinica isolate HGM2019 chromosome 19, MsV1, whole genome shotgun sequence genome contains the following:
- the LOC131235347 gene encoding LOB domain-containing protein 25-like isoform X1 yields the protein MHENSSLPRNSIKKKKKKMQTWLICLVYFLSCISEMASSSSYNSPCAACKFLRRKCMPSCIFAPYFPPEEPQKFANVHKIFGASNVTKLLNEILPHQREDAVNSLAYEAEARMKDPVYGCVGAISFLQRQVHRLQNELDAANADLIRYACNDMQTALPPMPPPCPRPSELGRRGNGGGSLHQSSVLPASYPPPWGNNPPVGFSTLLYWFPGRDY from the exons ATGCACGAAAACTCATCCCTTCCAAGAAattcaataaaaaagaaaaagaagaagatgcaaACGTGGTTGATATGTCTTGTTTATTTCTTATCTTGTATCAGTGAGATGGCGTCCTCCAGCTCGTACAACTCTCCGTGTGCTGCCTGCAAGTTCTTGAGAAGGAAATGCATGCCTAGCTGCATATTTGCACCGTACTTCCCACCTGAAGAACCACAGAAATTCGCCAACGTGCACAAGATCTTTGGTGCGAGCAACGTTACCAAGCTCCTCAACGAGATTCTCCCCCACCAGAGAGAAGACGCTGTGAATTCGCTCGCCTACGAGGCTGAGGCCCGCATGAAGGACCCAGTTTACGGCTGCGTTGGCGCAATCTCATTCCTCCAAAGACAGGTCCACAGGCTCCAAAATGAGCTTGATGCCGCCAATGCTGATCTGATTCGATATGCTTGCAATGATATGCAGACAGCATTGCCGCCAATGCCACCGCCTTGCCCAAGGCCAAGCGAATTGGGTAGAAGGGGAAATGGAGGAGGTTCTCTCCATCAGAGTTCTGTCTTACCTGCTTCATATCCTCCTCCATGGGGTAATAACCCTCCAG TGGGATTCAGTACGCTGCTCTACTGGTTTCCAGGAAGGGATTATTGA
- the LOC131235347 gene encoding LOB domain-containing protein 25-like isoform X2, which translates to MHENSSLPRNSIKKKKKKMQTWLICLVYFLSCISEMASSSSYNSPCAACKFLRRKCMPSCIFAPYFPPEEPQKFANVHKIFGASNVTKLLNEILPHQREDAVNSLAYEAEARMKDPVYGCVGAISFLQRQVHRLQNELDAANADLIRYACNDMQTALPPMPPPCPRPSELGRRGNGGGSLHQSSVLPASYPPPWGNNPPGENLG; encoded by the exons ATGCACGAAAACTCATCCCTTCCAAGAAattcaataaaaaagaaaaagaagaagatgcaaACGTGGTTGATATGTCTTGTTTATTTCTTATCTTGTATCAGTGAGATGGCGTCCTCCAGCTCGTACAACTCTCCGTGTGCTGCCTGCAAGTTCTTGAGAAGGAAATGCATGCCTAGCTGCATATTTGCACCGTACTTCCCACCTGAAGAACCACAGAAATTCGCCAACGTGCACAAGATCTTTGGTGCGAGCAACGTTACCAAGCTCCTCAACGAGATTCTCCCCCACCAGAGAGAAGACGCTGTGAATTCGCTCGCCTACGAGGCTGAGGCCCGCATGAAGGACCCAGTTTACGGCTGCGTTGGCGCAATCTCATTCCTCCAAAGACAGGTCCACAGGCTCCAAAATGAGCTTGATGCCGCCAATGCTGATCTGATTCGATATGCTTGCAATGATATGCAGACAGCATTGCCGCCAATGCCACCGCCTTGCCCAAGGCCAAGCGAATTGGGTAGAAGGGGAAATGGAGGAGGTTCTCTCCATCAGAGTTCTGTCTTACCTGCTTCATATCCTCCTCCATGGGGTAATAACCCTCCAG GTGAGAATTTGGGGTAG
- the LOC131235347 gene encoding LOB domain-containing protein 25-like isoform X3, translating into MASSSSYNSPCAACKFLRRKCMPSCIFAPYFPPEEPQKFANVHKIFGASNVTKLLNEILPHQREDAVNSLAYEAEARMKDPVYGCVGAISFLQRQVHRLQNELDAANADLIRYACNDMQTALPPMPPPCPRPSELGRRGNGGGSLHQSSVLPASYPPPWGNNPPVGFSTLLYWFPGRDY; encoded by the exons ATGGCGTCCTCCAGCTCGTACAACTCTCCGTGTGCTGCCTGCAAGTTCTTGAGAAGGAAATGCATGCCTAGCTGCATATTTGCACCGTACTTCCCACCTGAAGAACCACAGAAATTCGCCAACGTGCACAAGATCTTTGGTGCGAGCAACGTTACCAAGCTCCTCAACGAGATTCTCCCCCACCAGAGAGAAGACGCTGTGAATTCGCTCGCCTACGAGGCTGAGGCCCGCATGAAGGACCCAGTTTACGGCTGCGTTGGCGCAATCTCATTCCTCCAAAGACAGGTCCACAGGCTCCAAAATGAGCTTGATGCCGCCAATGCTGATCTGATTCGATATGCTTGCAATGATATGCAGACAGCATTGCCGCCAATGCCACCGCCTTGCCCAAGGCCAAGCGAATTGGGTAGAAGGGGAAATGGAGGAGGTTCTCTCCATCAGAGTTCTGTCTTACCTGCTTCATATCCTCCTCCATGGGGTAATAACCCTCCAG TGGGATTCAGTACGCTGCTCTACTGGTTTCCAGGAAGGGATTATTGA
- the LOC131234765 gene encoding oleosin Cor a 15-like, translated as MAEQQHPKEGFKNMLPDKGGPSTPKIVAVVTLFPIGGILLTLSGITLTGTVIGLAVSTPVFVLFSPVLVPAAFVLMLAMTGFLASGAIGLIALSALSWMVHYARRAWPLAKHRIRDVAGQVGQRTKEVSK; from the coding sequence atggctGAGCAACAACACCCAAAAGAAGGTTTCAAGAACATGTTACCAGACAAGGGGGGTCCATCAACCCCCAAAATCGTAGCCGTTGTAACCCTCTTCCCCATCGGAGGTATCCTACTCACCCTCTCCGGGATCACGCTGACTGGGACCGTCATTGGCCTGGCGGTATCCACGCCGGTGTTCGTGCTCTTCAGCCCTGTGCTGGTTCCCGCCGCCTTCGTGCTCATGTTAGCGATGACAGGGTTCCTGGCGTCGGGCGCGATCGGCCTGATCGCGCTTTCGGCGCTCTCGTGGATGGTGCATTACGCGCGCAGAGCATGGCCGCTGGCGAAGCATCGTATCAGGGATGTGGCCGGGCAGGTCGGGCAGCGGACGAAGGAAGTCAGCAAGTGA
- the LOC131235488 gene encoding lysM domain receptor-like kinase 3 codes for MIMVPHFLLLIALLTTSLPDISIESSLMYPFTCPPDTTKTCDAYLYHISRGLTIEEIASYYKVDTSKISPISHGAKQQDYLISVPCMCNSINNTEIYFYDSLYTVRLNDTFEDVSDYFYSGQAWRDESEKTLYIDEVISIHLLCGCLGGNSQVVVTYTVQNHDSLSGIANLMNSSIGGIESLNWRLTQNPSDIDVGWVLFVPMENVGVQPSKGGKKNKMLLIIGIMVPVAFLVAVLVGVFLYRRNRSHSDTVKNPKSVSKSLSARNIASLQTQYMKGANMEDVTGFESERPVIFGLDVIEEATANFDEMRKIGEGGYGSVYFGILADQEVAIKKMKSSKSKEFFAELKVLCKIHHINVVELIGYASGDDHLYLVYEYVQNGSLNEHLHDPLLKGHQPLTWNARAQIALDAARGIEYIHDHTKARYVHRDIKTSNILLDEGLRAKVADFGLAKLVERSGVEDCIVTRLVGTPGYLPPESVRELQTTSKSDVFAFGVVLAELTTGQRALIRDNREPNKMKSLISLVYEIFREEEPEKALRDVIDGNLKGSYPMEEVHKMVEIAAWCLSEDPVNRPDMREIVVKLSDILMGSVEWEASLGGNSQVFSGIFNGR; via the exons ATGATCATGGTTCCCCATTTCCTCCTTCTCATAGCTCTCTTAACCACATCTCTTCCCGATATCTCCATAGAATCAAGCCTCATGTACCCTTTTACATGCCCTCCTGACACCACCAAAACATGTGATGCATATCTCTACCACATATCAAGGGGCCTTACAATAGAAGAGATTGCATCCTACTACAAAGTAGACACATCCAAAATCAGTCCCATAAGCCATGGAGCCAAACAACAAGATTACCTTATATCAGTTCCATGTATGTGTAACAGCATCAACAACACGGAAATCTACTTCTACGACAGCCTCTACACCGTCCGGCTGAATGATACGTTCGAGGACGTGTCGGACTACTTTTACAGTGGTCAAGCTTGGAGGGATGAAAGTGAGAAGACCTTGTATATTGATGAAGTGATTTCTATACATCTGTTGTGTGGGTGTTTGGGCGGCAATTCTCAGGTTGTGGTCACATATACGGTGCAAAATCATGATTCGTTGAGTGGGATTGCTAATCTGATGAATTCTAGCATTGGTGGGATTGAAAGCTTGAATTGGAGACTGACACAGAATCCATCGGATATAGATGTTGGATGGGTGCTTTTTGTGCCCATGGAGAATGTTGGGGTGCAACCTTCTAAAGGAG GTAAAAAGAACAAGATGCTGCTAATCATTGGCATAATGGTACCTGTAGCATTCCTTGTAGCAGTATTGGTGGGAGTGTTCCTTTACAGGAGAAACCGATCACATTCCGATACAGTCAAAAATCCTAAATCAGTTTCAAAAAGCTTGAGTGCTAGAAACATCGCTTCGTTGCAGACCCAATACATGAAAGGAGCTAATATGGAAG ATGTGACGGGTTTTGAGTCTGAAAGACCTGTAATATTTGGCTTGGATGTGATTGAAGAAGCAACGGCAAATTTCGATGAGATGAGAAAAATCGGAGAGGGCGGATATGGAAGCGTATATTTCGGTATATTAGCAGACCAG GAAGTTGCAATTAAGAAGATGAAATCTAGCAAATCCAAGGAGTTCTTCGCCGAGTTGAAAGTGTTATGCAAAATACATCACATAAATGTG GTTGAGCTGATTGGATACGCAAGTGGGGATGACCACCTCTATTTGGTCTACGAATATGTTCAGAACGGCTCGCTCAATGAGCATCTTCATGACCCCTTACTGAAAG GTCATCAGCCTCTCACTTGGAATGCAAGAGCACAAATAGCGCTCGATGCTGCAAGGGGAATCGAATACATTCATGATCATACAAAGGCCCGCTATGTACACCGTGACATAAAGACAAGTAACATTTTACTCGATGAAGGACTCAGAGCAAAG GTTGCAGATTTTGGATTGGCAAAACTCGTAGAACGTAGTGGTGTTGAAGATTGCATTGTGACGCGTTTGGTTGGAACTCCCGGCTACCTTCCACCTGA GTCTGTTCGTGAGCTACAAACGACGTCTAAATCAGATGTCTTTGCATTTGGGGTGGTTTTAGCAGAACTCACAACGGGTCAGCGAGCTCTGATTCGGGATAACAGGGAACCGAACAAGATGAAATCATTGATCTCACTT GTTTATGAAATATTCAGAGAAGAAGAACCAGAGAAGGCTTTACGAGATGTAATAGATGGGAATCTCAAGGGCAGCTATCCAATGGAGGAAGTACACAAG ATGGTTGAAATCGCTGCATGGTGTTTGAGTGAAGATCCAGTGAACCGACCGGACATGCGGGAGATCGTCGTGAAGCTGTCAGATATCCTGATGGGCTCTGTTGAGTGGGAGGCATCACTTGGAGGTAATAGTCAGGTTTTCAGTGGCATCTTCAATGGAAGATGA